The segment TCATCTATCCATTAGAGAGGGAGATATTGTTAAAGTTAAGTCAGATTTGCCCCCAATTGAAGAACTTATAAGGATGGTTAATGAGAGGAAGTTTTCATTTGAGAGAAAGAAAATAGATAAGTTAAAGGAAGGGGATGGTGCAGAGATAAGGGGTATTATTGTTGCAATACACAGTTCTGAGCCTTATTTCCCAGTGTGTGAAAAGTGCAATAAGAAGATGGTTTTAAAGAAGGGTTATGCTATATGTGGCTGTGGAAATAAGGTTGATGAGGAAAGTGAGGATTTAAGATGGATATTTTTGTGCAATGTGACAGTTGATGACGGCTCTGGGAACATAAAGGTTGTTTTGAATGACAACACCAATGCGATGGATTTTGATGAGTTGAAGAGGTTGGTTATTGAAGGAGAGGATTTAGAGAAGTATTTAAATGATAAACTTCTTGGCATGGATGTTGTTGTTAGAGGAATTGTGGCGTTTGATGATTATCTACAATCTCCAGTATTTAAAGCAAGGTATTGGGAAGTGACAAATCCAATTGAGGAATTTAAAAGGAAAAAAGAATAGTAACTTGGTGGTCTTATGTATAGATTGAAAAAAATTGGTGAGATAAAAGATATTGATGAAAAAGTTGCCATAATTGGGAAAATTAAAGATATTGGGGAGAAGATAATGGTTGAAGATGGGAGTGGGGAGATTTTGGTATCTTTAAGAAAAGATTCCGATGCCCAATTGAATATAAATGGTAAAGTTTTGGTTTTTGGGACAACAAAACTCACGCCAAAGGGTTTGGTAATTTTAGGGGATGTTGTTCCTGTGGATGATGCAGAGGAAGAGTTGTTGATGGAGTTTGAAGAGATAATTAAGAATATAAATAAAACTTAAGGTGGTTTTATGAGATTAACTGCCAAAAGGATTCCATTAAAGGCAATAAGTGAGGGAAATTATGTTGTAACAGAAGGAAGGTGGGAGAGTAACTATTTAGAGCATCCGATTTATGGTAAAGTTTCAAGGGTTGCTGTTTATGGGGTTGTGATATCTAAGTATGAAAATAAGGTAAAGGAAGTTTGTTCAATCACTGTTGATGATTTTACTGGAGATATTAGGGTTGTTGGGTTTAGAGGAATGGCAAAATACCTTGAGAAGTTTGATGTTGGAGATATTGTTTTGGTTGTTGGGAAATTGAAGAAAGGTATTAGGGATGAAATTTACATTTCCCCTGAAATTGTTAGGAAGGTTTCAATAAACCATTTATTTTTAAATGCAATTGAGAATTTTAAAGTGGGGGAAAATGAAGTTTGAAATTATCCATTTGGATAGGATAGATTCTACAAACATCTATGCGTATAAACTTGCAAAGGAGGGGGAGAGAAATATTGTAGTGGTTGCAGATGAACAAACGTTTGGAAAGGGGAGGTTGGATAGGGCATGGTTTTCTGATTTTGGAGGGTTATATTTTTCAATTGTTTTGGAATCTGATGTGGATAGATTCCCAGTTTTGAATTTTTTAGCGTCACTCTGTGTAGTTAAAACTTTAAGGAACTACTCAAATAAGGCATTTGGTATAAAATGGCCTAACGATATAATAGTTAATAACAAAAAAATCTGCGGAATTTTGAGTGAGGTTAATGTGGAACGTGGTTTTATGGTTCTTGGGATTGGGATTAATGTGAACAATAAAATTAGAGAAGAGATAAAAGATATTGCAACATCGTTAAAAGAAGTTGAAGGAAAAGAATTCAATAAAATGGAAATTTTAAAAACATTTTTGGAGATTTTTGAGAGTTATTTAATTAATTTAAATCCAGAGGATATTTTGAGGGAATATAAGGAAAATTCTTTGACATTAGATGAGTATGTAAAAATAATAACTCCAAACAGGGAGATTCTTGGCCGTGTTGTTAATATTACTTATGAAGGCATTATATTGCAAACGGATGAGAAATTGGAGATTGTTGATGTTGGGGATTGCATTCATTTGAGAAAAGTGGATTGAACTTAAATTAGTTCCATCCTTGTTTTAATGGACTAAGATTTCAAACAAACCATCTCCACCATCGACTAAAATCTGTGGTATCCCGAAATTATTTCGCACATAATAATTATAAATCGACCATAGTAGATATATCTTACATGCTAAGTTGTATGAAGAAGCGACATCAGACGTTGTAATTTCTGCTTTAAAAAGTATGGGGAATCTAAAAAGATATTAACCGATAATGGAACTCAATTCGCCCCTGCAAGAGGAGGAGTATCTAAATTCCAAAAATTCTTATTAGAAAATGGAATTTTGCATATAAGGACCTCTGTTAGACATCCCCAAACAATAGGAAAAGTTAAAAGGATAAATAGAGAAGTTGAATATCGTTATATATGTTCAATAGTTTAGAAAAGTTCGTAGATTGGCATAATCGAGTAAAACCACATCGTTCTCTTAATTTTAAAACTCCTTATGAAGTTTATTACGGTGTAGAGTGTGATAAGGAGGTGATTAGCGTATGAAAAATTATGGCGAAATAATTTCAGGATACAATAACATTATTTTTTATGAGTCATTAATATCCTATTAATACCCTCAATTACTGCCTCAACAGATGCTCTGACAATGTCTTCTCTTGCTGCTTTTGTTGTCACTTCCTTTCCATAACCTTCCAATGTAACGATAACCTCTGCTAACGCATCAGTACCTCCAGTTATGGCATTTATGTGGTATTCCTTCAACTTTATCTTTTCCCCAATAACTGACTGGATTGCCTTAACTGCTGCATCAACTGGACCTACACCAATGGCAGATCTCTTCTTAACATCCTTATTTATTCTTAAAGCAACTGATGCTGTTGGGATTATTCTATTTCCTGTCATTACTGCAATTTGCTCTAAGTCCACGATCCTCTCTGATTTTAATGTCCTTTTTGTAACATCCTCTATAATTGCCTCAACATCGGCATCAGTAATCCTCTTACCTTTATCTCCAAGTGATTTTATTCTATTTATGATTTCTTTAAATTGCTCCTCTGTAACGTTTTTTCCAACTTCAATACCGAGTTCTTTAAGTTTTGCCTTTATTGCATGAGCACCGGTGTGTTTTCCAAGGATGATTTTCCTCTTCTGCCCAACAAGTTCAGGTGGAATTGGTTCATAGGTTAAAGCATGCTCTAAAACCCCATGAGCATGTATTCCACTCTCATGAGCAAAGGCATTTTCTCCAACGACAGCCTTGTTTGGTTGAACTTTTATACCAGTTAATTTTGATACCAATCTTGATAAATTGGTTAGTTTTTCAGTTTTTATTTTTGTGTTTATGCCGTATATACTCTTTAAAATCATAACGACCTCTTCTAAGGATGCATTTCCCGCCCTCTCTCCAATCCCATTTACAGTGCAATGTATCTGCTCTGCTCCACCTTCAACTG is part of the Methanotorris formicicus Mc-S-70 genome and harbors:
- a CDS encoding biotin--[acetyl-CoA-carboxylase] ligase; protein product: MKFEIIHLDRIDSTNIYAYKLAKEGERNIVVVADEQTFGKGRLDRAWFSDFGGLYFSIVLESDVDRFPVLNFLASLCVVKTLRNYSNKAFGIKWPNDIIVNNKKICGILSEVNVERGFMVLGIGINVNNKIREEIKDIATSLKEVEGKEFNKMEILKTFLEIFESYLINLNPEDILREYKENSLTLDEYVKIITPNREILGRVVNITYEGIILQTDEKLEIVDVGDCIHLRKVD
- a CDS encoding OB-fold nucleic acid binding domain-containing protein, which gives rise to MRLTAKRIPLKAISEGNYVVTEGRWESNYLEHPIYGKVSRVAVYGVVISKYENKVKEVCSITVDDFTGDIRVVGFRGMAKYLEKFDVGDIVLVVGKLKKGIRDEIYISPEIVRKVSINHLFLNAIENFKVGENEV
- a CDS encoding 2-isopropylmalate synthase, with protein sequence MEPYCKINDIIKEAIKDINFPESIKIFDTTLRDGEQTPGVSLTPDEKVEIAIALNNIGVDVIEAGFPVSSTGEMEAVKKITSLNLDAEICGLARAVKKDIDVSIDCGVDRIHTFIATSPLHRKYKLKMDKEEVINRAVEAIEYIKSHGIKVEFSSEDATRTEIDYLIEVYKNAVDAGADVINVPDTVGVMIPKAMEYLIKEVKKEMDVPISVHCHNDFGLAVANSIAAVEGGAEQIHCTVNGIGERAGNASLEEVVMILKSIYGINTKIKTEKLTNLSRLVSKLTGIKVQPNKAVVGENAFAHESGIHAHGVLEHALTYEPIPPELVGQKRKIILGKHTGAHAIKAKLKELGIEVGKNVTEEQFKEIINRIKSLGDKGKRITDADVEAIIEDVTKRTLKSERIVDLEQIAVMTGNRIIPTASVALRINKDVKKRSAIGVGPVDAAVKAIQSVIGEKIKLKEYHINAITGGTDALAEVIVTLEGYGKEVTTKAAREDIVRASVEAVIEGINRILMTHKK